The nucleotide window CGTCATCGTGAAATAAAGAGactaaagaataaaaaagaatccTAGTTCCGGTTTTCTGATCGATCTTTCACACACacttccttttctttcaataCACAAGTCTATTTTGTTCTCCATATTACTTGTTCGACCGTGAAAATCGGAACGCGGGAGCGTCTTCTAAAGTTATTTGACACACGCGTGAAACCTTATTTCATATATTACACAGGAGGGGCCGTACACATCCGGTGTGTTTACTTCTATCGTCTTGTGTACACGACAAGCTGAGTTTGTCccatttagaaaaaaaaattggaaagaatCAGATAAATACCACTGTCGCAATATATCCAACTCTCAGTTGAAGTGTCACTAGCCATCCAGCTGTACGTCCGGCTGTCTGCGTTTTATTGGTATAGACACACATCGCGACCAGCTTCCAATCAATCACGTACCACGCAATCTATCTCACTTACGTTGTACACGCAGCGTAGATTTGAGGTTGGGAACTgtctgtttttttcccccttttcactgtgattttcttcatttccttttgatcTATTTCATAATGAAACACGCGTCTGATTGTACAACATACGTTACAATCATTGACAAAAGGCGTACACACCGTATCGTGCTAAAAACGGAAGGATACAGGTGAAGAAGGGCTTTCTGAATTCTGATGGAAAtcatatttctttttgtttaagaTGTGCCGGGTTTTAGGGATTGTACAACGTGCGAAACGTCACATCTGGCACGTCAAACGAAGcccttctgaaattgaaaaggTTTCAGCGCAAGAATTCCGTTGTTTCTGTTGTCCGCATCGAATAATCAAACTGATCCTCTTTTCCTTTATTTgcatgattttcatttctcaGTGATACttattggttttttgtttgtcccGAGAAGCCGATAGGTCATAAAGAACAAGAAGGAAAACATCACCATGAAAACGATTTTAGTTTGCTACTCAATTTGCGTCTTGGTTACCCTGTTTAGCAGCATCAACGCTAACCAGATTCAGGATGCTGGACTAAGGGTCGTAATGTTTACGCAAATTATCGACGATGGAATGGTATCATTAACCTGATGTATTTCCACGGCTTGATCAAACAGAATCAGGTGAACAAGACGCCGTCGATGTTCGTACGTCGTGGTGGATCCGAATGGATGGAACACTCGAGAATGGCGGCCAAGAAAGACAAGAGCTTGAACCTGTCGTCGGTTGTGGACAAGATTACCAACTACATATCGAGTTACGCATCAAGCACGGCTAGCTGGATCACGTATCCTTATTATGGCATTTCCACCGGAGTAGTGTCCATGATCGTCCTCTTTGTCGTCATCTACATCCTCATCGTCGGTCAGTCAATAAGAATTTTGTCTCATATACTTTGTGCATATAATGCTATGTTTGCATCGTTTTCGTACATATATGAACTGCCATCCAGTGAGTGGATCTGTGGTGACTACAACGGGCAAGAGCTTGGCCGATCGTATGGGCGTGGATCCGGAAGAGCTGGATCGACTTACTGGCGTCATCACAACAGCCTTCAGTCAAATGACGGATAAACTAAGCAGACACGGCAGATCAGCCGATTTGGTTGGTCAACAATAAACTATTTAAAATATGATTACCTATTTATTAGCCAGACTCTAATACATTTCAGCCCTTTAACGATCGATTCGTTAGTAAGAATAACAACTCTGTTTCCGTGTACATCTACATATTTTAATAAacaattgaagaaaaacaatttgaaagaatgcttttttttccccaattttcttttgcagCAGCCCAAGGATCAGGAAACTGCCCGTTTTAAAGTGACCGGAAGTGGTGGTCCGAGCTGGAGCGCATCCGTTACGCAGTACGACAGTGTCAGCGATTACATTTCTGCCAACTTGTACGACAAGCTTATCTGGTTGTCTAAACCTTTCGCTGGCTACATTCTATCGATGGGGACCGTCATACTCTACATGGTTGTCATCGTCATCATTGCAATGAGTAATTTAGAGATATGCACACACACATTACGTAGAGTTAGACGTCCAATCCATGTCCTTAATGAGCTGCAGATTAttctgttttattattttcctcgCTAGCTTAACAAATGTCTTGTGTCTCGATGTATTTTCAACAGCAAGTGGCATCTTTCCGATAAGTACCCTTGGACGACAGTTGCACGATTCCCGACTAGAATTAAATGAGGACGCTAATCTCATCCGAACGGCTGGATTCGTCATGGAAGCTATCAACTTGTGGATGGATGCGAGACACGATAGTTTGAAAGAAGACTAGTTAATTCTgagaaaaaaatcataaacTGACAATCGAAAAAGAGCGTATGacttttgaattgaaatttaatattttgtaCATCACGAAACCAAATTACTATAAAATATCTATTTAATATTGCTTTCGTGTTCGATGCTATTGCTCTATTGCTCAACAATGAGAAACTTCTATTCCCCGACCGATTTGATTGTTGTTGCTCATGTTGAATTATCAGTTGGAAAGTAAAATTCCTTAGTTCGAATAGTATTCGAAATCGATACTTAATCAACAAAGCAGACCCTGTAACCGAATCTGTTAGTTTTCCGGATTCTAGTTGAACTTTAAGATGTTTCgcagaaaaatattttgttcgGTAGTGCATCATGCACCTGCCTTTTGATGTACAGTTCCACTGCGTACGTCTCAATGTCAATCAAAACAGTATATATGATCCGATCGATTCTGCGGgacattttatttgtttatcgATCTGGATTTTTCCGTATTGAAAGACATATAAGAGGGACGAGGTACAAGATCTCCGTTTGAAACTTTTTTCTCCAATTGAGAGCTTAGGCCCATTCAACACATTTTGCCAGAAAAGTCgagttgaaaacaaaaatcggtttcaacaaatgaaaaagtgaTAATAACGAGATGTCACGCTTCCCTGGCTCGTGCTACTTTTCTTTATTAAGAAACTTGATCGTATAATGTGTGACATCGAGCGTATGTCACGGTCGAATTAACAAAAGTCCTTTCCATTTATTCGTTGGCCGACTAATTAAATATAAAGGccaagtttattttctttttcgggatTGCAGGTTCTCCGTTAACAATTTTATCGTGACGAtcattttaattatttattatacTGCATATATCTTAAGACAAGTAACGCGTAGCTAACTTCTGCTTTGGCAGAGAGCGAGATTTAATATCAGACTAGATGCTCTATTACGTCAAAATCgataacgaaatttttgtcCTGAAAAGTTCCGAGTTGACAAGTTTGTGAAAATCGTCGAGACGCGAACATAAAAGGGCGAAGCTGTAAGGAAGACGGTAGCGATTGAACCACCACGGGGCACAATAACATTTTAATCTGGGAAAGTGCTTAGTGAACCTTGTACACGTTCATCCATAAATAACCCGGGCAGCAACCTTTTATAAAATTTCATTGAACAATCTGTATGGCAGAATAAAGGTGCATATACCGTGGACATATAGGGAACCACGCCTACATTTGATTATTAAGAAAAGTCGTGTACACGCAGCACCAGTATATAACAGCAATATCTAGATTGGTCCTTTGAGAGGTCCTGGAGACATTACGTAGACAGTGCAACAGAGGGGGAGAGGACAAGCTAACTATGCTGGTATATATTCTTTAAGAGTGGCAGCCGATAATAGGATCGGTTGATGCTCTCAAGTCTGTGCCAGCTGTCTCCTACATACATGACAATCAATATAGAGACACACGCCTAGGATAAAAGACGGAGACGTCTATCACTCAGCTGAAAAGAGCAAGATAGGCAGCAAAAAGGTGACTCGTCCTTCAATATACGAAATTGGTATGTCAATGCAAATGATGGATTCATTAGTCGGTTCTTCGGATTagaattttcaaataaaatgtCTTTCCTTCAGCCAAAAGATTTATGAAAAAAGCAGGGCCAGGTACGACTCTTTTTCATTGATTGGCAATTGATAATCAGCAGGTACTCTTTTGATGTTTGTCGAATACTGGTTCGATTTTTGGATCGATAGAATCGTAGTGTTGAATGGCTTCAAAAGCATAACCGAAGTCAAAGTTAAGGAAACACCATCTTATAAAACAATAACCGTCCAAAGtgatttttgtgtttttgaatTAGGGAGAACGAAGCAATGTAAGCACGATTTCACGTTTGCTGTATACTATTATTGTCGCTAGATGGCTCGCCGACACACAATTTTAGCTAATTTTGCcagtttttctgtttttttcttttttaaaactaaatattACAAACTATGCATCATTTAGGTTTAAAATTAAAGTCAGgataacgaaaatcaagttcgTTTTAACTTGGGATGTATATCATGAgttattaaaatttaaagtGGTTGCCATAAAAAAGGCACTTTTCTTCCGTTGTATTCAACAACCGCTTGACGGAtaggaaaactaatattttatcCGGAATCAGGGTGAAATTTGGGTTATAAAAGGTGAGTTTTATCGTATTCAAAGAGATGTCACAATTAGCAGTTTTTGCTGGAAAATTAGGGAAATTCCCGGGCCAATTttgccacttttttttttcttttttaacctaaataaagaaaaccatGCACCATTtagataaaaaatttaacgagaatcaagtttatttttgcattgggcttatagttttttaaataaaagtaaaatacggaaaaacaaacattttttgcaCAAACAACAATTTGTTCTGTTTATTTCCAAAACATCCAGTCTATCGAAAAAATAAACGGCTGTTTCgaaattagcgttcaattttgagtataaagagtgatttttattgaattccaagaggtgtcgttttttgcggattttgacaaaagtggtaagggtatagccttcccactttttcattttttgacaaattttagatatagttaaaaatacaaattttcgATTAAGAATttaacgaggatcacgaaaatcgacTATACTTTTGAAtgggacttgtagtttttgaaataaatgtaaaaaacggaTGAACCGATATGTTGTGTTACAGTCAACtttattacaattatttcAGAAACGGTTGGTTTgtgaagaaaataaatgaatgtatcaaaatcagcgtttaattttgttcaaaatgtgtgatttccattcaattccaagagatgtcgttttttgcggattttgacaaaagtggtaagggtaaagccttcccactttttcatttttcgcaaaaTTATAGATTTCGTTAAAAATACAtcatttccattcaaaattgaacaaaaattacaaaaatcgAGTTTAATTTTGCAttgggcttatagtttttgaaataaacgtaaaatacggaaaaacaaaaattttttgcacaaacaacaattttttctgtttatttcaaaaacatcCAGTCTATCGAAAAAATAAACGGCTGTTTCGAAATTAgggttcaattttgagtataaagactgtgatttttattgaattccaagagatgtcgttttttgcggattttgacaaaagtggtaagggtatagccttcccactttttcatttttcgcaaaaTTATAGATTTCGTTAAAAATACATCATtcccattcaaaattgaaataaaactacgaaaatcaagtttatttttgcaTAGGgtttaaagtttttgaaataaacataaaatacGGAAGAACATAGTTGTAGGGATACGAGTTTAGTtccatttatttcaaaaacgcCTTGTCTGACGAAAAATTCGACTTGCGATTTATAGTTTATGAGTTATTTAAAAATCCACATTGATTCCattatattttaaaaccaCTTAACGAACGAAAATCAGCTTCGCTTTTACGTAGGACTAACGTGGGACTACGTATAACCTCCCAAGTGGGTTATAACATTTAGCATTTAACTAGAATTACAGCTTAATTTTAAGACAAACCCACAGCTATTGATCGGGTTTCTAAGACTATCGGGAAACTCGCAAACACCGTGAACCGTTGACTTTTCATGTGACGGAAGCGCTCTTTGCGGAAAGTTCTTCCGTCTGATGTGGCTTTTTGttcattaaaaaaagatatttttattaattaaaaatccCAAGCTGTTCATTTCTAAACGGATAGATGGCGACTCTGCTCAATTTCAAacgattcatttttctattgttatTGAAAAAATGCCAAGTTAAACTGCCACGGATGCGATGTTTTTATGGCTATTCTTCCCCTCGAGAAGCATtatctgtttttttattttttatcttggtaGGGGCCCTTAGTCTAGACGATTTTTTCCTCTTTGTATACTAACCTCCACCCGCCACATTTTGAACTTTCAAGTATCTCAGAATtaggaaaaaactaaataaaagaatGCCATAGGCTTAGCAGATAACTGCTTTCAACCAAGATCTATTTGGAGAGCCGAAATATTTTATCCACCAAATGTGTGTATTTTGACGAACCGACGCGACTGAGTTTTCTAAATACCAAAGCTAGATCTATCCAAATCTATGTACAAGATGGTTGTCTTGACGGTTTCGTTCAATAAGTGAGACTTGTTCAAATATTTAGACGGTAGTACAGAGAGACGATCATTTTTGAATCccgaagaagaaagaaaaataaacaaaatagaaaatgaaatacaggTTTGGagggaataagaaaaaaaccgtctaaaacaaaaataatcaacGAAGGATAAGGAAAGTTGTGAAgcataattttcttttacagcATTTTTGTCCCATTTCTTGATctgattttcgtttttcaacaATTAATGCCCGGTATTTGAAGATTGTGCCGCTCGCAATAACGGAGTTGGGCTTGGCGTAACAAGCGCTGCTTCCGTTCCTGTAGCGACAGGCCTCGCTCATGGACAAGCTTGCTGAACGTAGATGCGGAAACTTGTTGCACCTGCGAAGAAGCCCCAGCTGGTTTATAGTTGGAAGGGCCAGGGCTTGGAGCTGACCCAGTCGGAGGGTTCTCGACCCTGGTCACTATCGGCTCAGGAGTGAACGGTACAACGCCTTCAACTAGATTGGCCACTGTAGCATCCACACTATTAGTTCTGCCTATGAAATGAAGTAATACGTTTAATTTGAAGTCATTTTGAATGATTATTGTCGAATCTTCTTACTCAGATCGCTCAATATGACGGATATGGGAACATGAGGCAAGACTTCTTTAACTTGGTTGGCCATTACTTGCCACCGATTATGGGATCTCTGAACCGGACGTGGTGGATGTGCCTCAAATCGCTTCCTTTTGATAAGTTCGATCTAGATAACACATACAGAATATGTTAAAAATACGCAgttgcaataaaaaataagtttgCACCTTGTCTTTAGCGGTGAATGAAGTCGCGTTAATGCCGAGATCTTGGCTAATAGCCGATTCTATCCGGTTGACGTAAGCTTCGAGCTCTTCATCTTCTCGGCAGTCAGCCGGATCAAGAAATCTGAAATCAAACGTAACGATTCATGATCCTGTACAATGGAACGCAGAAGCCAATTGATATTACTTAATGTTGAAAATTGTGCAGGGACTAAAGAGGAGAAAGAACGCATCCGTCCAGGGCTGACTGTCTAGGACGGTAACGGCAAAAGGTGGGAAAGGGCGTGAAACTTTCAAAGACAGCGGCTGAACTGGAAGTTTTGGGTTATTCCGCTTGTGTTGATCAAATTTTCCAGGTTGGAACTTGAGAAGTCCTGATTTGGCTGTGGTTGTTTCATCTTCTGGAAAGATGGTGACTCTTGGTGCACCAGCTATTACCTGAAGAACTATTGAATCAAATGGGCTGCAGTGATTTGCGACCCAGACAGCATTTTCTTGAGCAGCTGCCTTGCTTGAATGTTTTTCGTTGACAAAAACACCAAGCATCAGTCCACACACCCTCAACAAATATctgaaaaagaatattttAACAAGAAGAAGTCAGGCAAAATATAGGGGAAAAAAGCTAGAAAACACAACCTACCTTTTAATTGGCTGGTATGGCATATAGAGAAACATTAGATAGAACTGGATGAGTGCAAAGATTCTCATCACTAGCAGCAATATTCCTAAGGGGGTGTAAAATACCAGCAACAACAGTGTCCAATCCCATTGTATGATCCTGtatgaagaaaaaggaatattAGAAGAACAATCTTGGAAATAGTCATTGGTAACCAGATGGCTGCTAGGATGGTTACAAGGTTTGAAACCTCTGCAAATATATGAGCCAAATGTTTTTCTGCTAATTTTTACAACCATCTTCTAATGAATATTTATATGTATTCCACGAAATCTTGAATGTTAATTTAGAACATGAATTGGTTTCGTAAAAGTTAGAGATTCCTGGTAAAGAAACTCCATTAAGATTCTGTCCAGAACCTTACGAAACCTTACTTCTCTACGGCTAATCATGGCTACTAAACTTTCTGATATTTTTCATAATGATCGTTTTGCGACAAATCTGAAAACTATGGTAATGTAAGAAGAGCATTATAtagcaatttttatttttttttttaccttgaatCCTCGaacaattcttctaaattaggaGAAGCCATTGCTGACGACACGTAAACAGACGCATGGGAACAGCTAAACAGCAACCAGAATACAGAACGATTTGGTGACGTCAAATCAAGACAATATTGACCCATACGTATCATTGCGTGATTGTtgcatataaaaaaaaattgccgtcACGATAATGTGAAAACATGGTCGCcatattttcccttttttattgtGATCGCTCAGTAAATGTAAATGGCTCCTTTTATCCCGTCATTTTTCAACATTTCACCGGCAAGAAAACCCGTATTTTTCGTATTTCTTGCTACCGTAACGAAAATAGCACGAAGGCCAGCACTTTCTAATGAACAAGCAGAAAgataagaagaaaagaaaaaggccttCAGCATATAGAACAGTAGGCTAATACCGCCATTGCTTCGGTATATAGTTTAAAAATACAAGGGCGACGAGAGGTATATACACACAATAACATTAAGTTATTCTGTCTGGCGCCCGTATTATTCCTTAACGACGATACCGTGACTTATTCATACTAAAGTATAGTGTCATCAATATTGCCAAAAAGCGAGAACGATCCATAACTAAATCTTCGGCGCTTCCTTTGAACAATTGTATAGCAGTGCACCATGGGAAAAGTTTGTAGGTAATGCAAAGGAACGGTTTTTTATTGTAGAGAACAACCGCCTCCTAAGAAATGACCACGTACTAGTACCGCTACCGAAAAAGTAGCATTTATAAATATTCATACCTACCTCAAATTGTCGACATTGCCCCCACCGCCCTAAAGATTGTAAAACTTCAGACCGACGACACGAGAAAGATATCGATCGACAACAGCAGCAAGTTGGGATAAACCAATaatgcaataaaagaaaataggttCGAGCCTGCTGGACTGGTCGGTAAAAATAGGAGCATTTGCGACGGATGCTGATGCACAAGCTGTATTTTTCAAAGTTTACGACTGCAACAAGAAATAGATCGTTTAAGTAACGGCACGGCGGCAGATGCATTTCTTTGTGcgttacttttatttttctcttattttttaaatatcattccaatcctaaagaaaaatcacCGTGGGAACATAAAGAAACCTCGAAGTAAAAAGGAATACGTAAAAAATGCGCTGAAAgacgggaaagaaaaaacgtgtTTACTTATCAGCCAGATCGATATCACATGCTAAAGTATGTGACGTTCTTTTTCGGATCTACCAGAAAAAAATGGTTCAGTTTGGCTGCTCTTGTTTTCCATTATCCGTGCGGTGGCAACGTCAACGTgccaagggaaaaaaaattcccaaCATTAGCCAGTTAATTGAATTCCATTGGCTACACCCTCACACACTGTATACTCACATCAGGAATTCATTTATatctttatattttt belongs to Daphnia magna isolate NIES linkage group LG1, ASM2063170v1.1, whole genome shotgun sequence and includes:
- the LOC116930932 gene encoding uncharacterized protein LOC116930932 isoform X2; this translates as MKTILVCYSICVLVTLFSSINANQIQDAGLRNQVNKTPSMFVRRGGSEWMEHSRMAAKKDKSLNLSSVVDKITNYISSYASSTASWITYPYYGISTGVVSMIVLFVVIYILIVVSGSVVTTTGKSLADRMGVDPEELDRLTGVITTAFSQMTDKLSRHGRSADLPKDQETARFKVTGSGGPSWSASVTQYDSVSDYISANLYDKLIWLSKPFAGYILSMGTVILYMVVIVIIAMTSGIFPISTLGRQLHDSRLELNEDANLIRTAGFVMEAINLWMDARHDSLKED
- the LOC116930932 gene encoding uncharacterized protein LOC116930932 isoform X1, producing MKTILVCYSICVLVTLFSSINANQIQDAGLRNQVNKTPSMFVRRGGSEWMEHSRMAAKKDKSLNLSSVVDKITNYISSYASSTASWITYPYYGISTGVVSMIVLFVVIYILIVVSGSVVTTTGKSLADRMGVDPEELDRLTGVITTAFSQMTDKLSRHGRSADLQPKDQETARFKVTGSGGPSWSASVTQYDSVSDYISANLYDKLIWLSKPFAGYILSMGTVILYMVVIVIIAMTSGIFPISTLGRQLHDSRLELNEDANLIRTAGFVMEAINLWMDARHDSLKED
- the LOC116930946 gene encoding lipid droplet-regulating VLDL assembly factor AUP1, encoding MIRMGQYCLDLTSPNRSVFWLLFSCSHASVYVSSAMASPNLEELFEDSRIIQWDWTLLLLVFYTPLGILLLVMRIFALIQFYLMFLYMPYQPIKRYLLRVCGLMLGVFVNEKHSSKAAAQENAVWVANHCSPFDSIVLQVIAGAPRVTIFPEDETTTAKSGLLKFQPGKFDQHKRNNPKLPVQPLSLKVSRPFPPFAVTVLDSQPWTDAFFLLFSPCTIFNIKFLDPADCREDEELEAYVNRIESAISQDLGINATSFTAKDKIELIKRKRFEAHPPRPVQRSHNRWQVMANQVKEVLPHVPISVILSDLSRTNSVDATVANLVEGVVPFTPEPIVTRVENPPTGSAPSPGPSNYKPAGASSQVQQVSASTFSKLVHERGLSLQERKQRLLRQAQLRYCERHNLQIPGINC